Proteins encoded in a region of the Thunnus maccoyii chromosome 4, fThuMac1.1, whole genome shotgun sequence genome:
- the kansl2 gene encoding KAT8 regulatory NSL complex subunit 2 yields the protein MNRIRIHVLPSSRNRVTQTPRPQEPQACSFTQRPCSQPRLDGLEFCIKHILEDKNAPYKQCSYVSSKNGKRCPNAAPKVERKDGVTFCAEHARRNAMALRAQMRKASSGPTPESLLSQLSGYNRGETHSIEGGRSEASRILDEDSLSEEEQGPLVLDQTWRGDPDSEADSVDSDHEDPLKHAGVYTAEEVALITREKLIRLQSLYIDQFKRLQHLLKEKKRRYLHNRKVEHETLGSSLLTGPEGLSMKERENLKKLKALRRYRRRYGVEALLHRQLRERRQAVTEGAPQPHTRTVYEKCISFVEGTRCTNPCLPMTRHCVSHIFQDSNQVLFKMCPGLKDVPCDRTVHMGQSEDPRCPLHLTLPPPMYQPEQEAPPQEQFTPASKDMYLSAAELQPTESLPLEFSDDLDVEGDGMQGPPSPLQFDTALALEDQTIRAIAEAPMDILTGEDPDPVDLDASGQELSERDVDAIMDDQVVSEVVGGEGDATDGSLQDVDAATVDAPR from the exons ATGAACAGGATACGCATCCACGTCTTGCCGTCAAGTCGGAACCGGGTGACCCAGACTCCCCGTCCTCAAGAGCCTCAGGCCTGCTCCTTCACCCAGCGACCATGCTCTCAGCCCCGCCTGGACGGCCTGGAGTTCTGCATCAAACACATTCTGGAGGACAAGAACGCCCCGTACAAGCAGTGCAGCTACGTCTCCTCCAAGAACGGCAAACGCTGCCCCAACGCTGCACCAAAGGTGGAGAGGAAAGATGG AGTGACGTTCTGTGCAGAGCATGCTCGCAGGAACGCCATGGCTCTCCGCGCTCAGATGAGAAAAGCATCTTCTGGTCCAACCCCGGAGTCGCTGTTGTCTCAGCTTAGCGGATACAACCGTGGAGAGACGCACAGCATCGAAGGAGGCCGCTCCGAAGCAAGTCGTATTCTAG ATGAGGACAGTCTGAGTGAGGAAGAGCAGGGACCCTTGGTGTTAGATCAGACATGGAGAGGAGACCCTGACAGCGAGGCCGACAGTGTTGACAGTGATCACGAGGATCCTCTGAA ACATGCAGGAGTGTACACAGCAGAAGAGGTGGCGCTCATCACTCGAGAGAAACTCATCAGGCTCCAGTCTCTCTACATCGACCAGTTCAAACGCCTGCAGCACCTGCTTAAGGAGAAAAAGCGCCGATACCTGCACAACCGCAAAGTGGAGCACGAAACTCTAG GCAGCAGTCTGCTGACGGGGCCTGAAGGACTGTccatgaaggagagagagaaccTGAAGAAGCTCAAAGCTCTGCGTCGATACCGTCGTCGGTACGGCGTGGAAGCCCTGCTGCATCGgcagctgagagagaggaggcaggcTGTGACAGAAGGAGCTCCTCAG ccGCACACAAGAACGGTGTACGAGAAATGCATCTCCTTTGTGGAAGGAACCCGGTGTACCAATCCCTGCCTGCCCATGACCCGGCACTGTGTCTCAC ACATCTTCCAAGACAGCAATCAGGTTCTTTTCAAAATGTGTCCCGGCTTGAAAGACGTCCCGTGCGACCGCACCGTGCACATGGGTCAGTCTGAGGATCCTCGCTGCCCGCTTCACCTCACCCTGCCTCCCCCCATGTACCAGCCAGAGCAAGAAGCTCCACCGCAGGAGCAGTTCACCCCCGCCAGCAAAGACATGTACCTGAGTGCCGCAGAGCTTCAGCCCACAGAGAGCCTTCCTCTAGAGTTCAGCGAT GACCTGGATGTGGAAGGAGACGGTATGCAGGGTCCTCCGTCCCCCCTGCAGTTTGACACGGCCTTGGCTCTGGAGGACCAGACCATTAGAGCCATCGCCGAGGCCCCGATGGACATCCTGACTGGAGAAGACCCAGACCCGGTGGACCTGGACGCCTCAGGACAGGAGCTTTCTGAAAGGGACGTGGACGCCATCATGGATGACCAG GTGGTGTCGGAGGTTGTCGGAGGTGAAGGGGACGCCACAGACGGTTCGCTCCAAGACGTCGACGCTGCTACTGTTGACGCTCCCAGATGA